CCAGCAGCGGAGAGTATGTCCAGGTACTCCTGGAACGGGTTTAATTCCACTATACAGCGATAATCACACACATTATCTAAATAGTCATTCGTCGTGTTTGGCCATACCAATAGTCTCCTCCTGTTTTTCCAGGGTTCATCGACTGTAGATGCACGGGCGACTGGGGGATCCACTGTCGATTTCGTGATATTCGCGCTGAGTACGGTCTTGGCATCACTGGATGATAGCCACTAACGCGCTGGGACGTCGCCTATTTCGTCCCGTCTTACGTATTGCGCGGCATCGGCTAATTGCCGGAGCAGCACTTGAATTCTTTCTTGCACCTTATTTTTTGTCGAACGCAATAGTTTACGCCATAGCATCGGCTTGACTTCCGGTGCTTGAATGGGCATTTTAAGGTCCGGACAGTGCTCTCGCTCAGAGTTCCCTGACGAACAGGGCCTAATCTGCGCGCGGGGGACAGTCACTGGGTTAGGTGGTGCCGGAGctactattttatttgtgcATCCCCGTATCTCTTTGTTGCGTATATCCGCGCGCGGATCGCAACACCCCCATAgaattttcttgtttcccaTGTGTTTTCGAACATATTCACTGTTCTTGTGGATTTGTAGTTTTGACCATTCTTTCTTcgccttttgtttcattctctTATGTCGGGAGCGGTATATTTTACGAGCCCCGCTCAGTCTCGCCTTTGCTACTGTTTCCGCGATGGGGACTTCCTTCGCCCGTTTGGGCTTGTTCGACGCTGATGGTTGTTGAAATTGCTTCAATTCCGTCCTTGGCGACTTCTCTGAGCTCTTTGTTTTGCAGCTGCGTTTGCCATCTTATCATACATTGATACCTCCTTCAGTATCCAATCCTTCTTGTATTGCCCGTGGGATAAATACTCCTCTTTTCTGTGCTGCCATTTCCATTCGCCATGTTTTATACATAGCTGCCCCTGTTGTTATATATTGTATTGGCATTCTATTCGCCGTAGCCACGAAGTGGTCATAATACCGTACCCATCTTGTGAACGTCCAAAAATGTAGAGATGATTCACTTCCCCCCCATTAATTTACAGAATTGTACCATGAAGGCCTCTCAGGATTCCCAATTGTAGTCCCACATTCGTCATACAATTGTAAAAGTCCTTCAGAGGTTTCCGCTCTGTTTTTCCATCCGACCCAGTTTATACTAAAGCCGAGCGGAGTAGTGGAAACATGTTGGTACATCTGAGTGCTCTGTTGACGGTCTATGGAGGAAGGTTGGGGGTTTACAGACATCGTTTCCGAGGATCAGCGGCCACGGGACCTTTTGGGCGTTTTGTTCTTGATAATATTTTTCGAGCTTTTCCAATGTCTGAGCTTGCTGCTGAACCATTTCCTTTAATTCGTCTATTCTTAATAACGTGGTTAACCTGCTCAAAGTGTGCTCTGTATTTTATAAGTTGTTCTTTACAGTCGCCCAACTGTTTTCTCAAGTATTCAATTTCAGCCTCTATAGCCGGTGTGACTCCCGGGAAATAGTGACTTTTGCGACACGaggttttccctttcctcgaGGTTTCTCAAACTTTAATCAACACCGCCGCCACTGCGATTCCTTCATACCTCCAACAGAATGCCGATCAGTAATTCAACAACGAGGGCGTGCTTGTGCCTCTCGGTTTGCCGATGCTAATCCGTCCTGGAAGGGAACTCCGGTCTAGCAGTCTCTCTCTCCACCTCACGGGTTCTATCAGCGACCAGTCGAGACAGCAGTTGTGACGTTTACTTTCCAATGTGAAGTAGATCCCCTGTAGATACCATCCCAACCCCCGCTGCCCAAAGTGCAGTGAAAGGGCTCACCCGCACCGCCGCATATTCTCCCGGCGCAATACACCGAGTGTTGCATAACTTAATTTTTTGAggctgccgctgcaaccaACAGCAGGCGTGCACCCTCGCATACCATCCAACTGTCCCATAATAAAGCGATTGGCCTCGATGCGCCTACCCAGACGCTCCATGCCTGATTTCAAATTACAACCACTACGCTTTGAGAATCAACATCCCCACAATAGAGGTGTATGAAAAGCAGCTATTATGCATTTGTGTCACCGCTGTGCGCGGATGTTGTGGGTTCCACTGCCTTGACAACTGAGTGTGCCCCCTTTGCTAATTATGGTTCCTTTAATGAGCTTCAAATACGGTAAATAGTGGAAGAGGAATTAGATTTGTACAGCACACACTCATAGAAAGCGAAGCAGTGATACCACAATGGTTAAGTGCACCGCACTGCTCACATCAAATGGGGAAGGAACAAATTATGCACCGCGGCGATCCTCAGGAAATCAAGTTCCAAGTTCATTACCGAAGTCCAAGCGCGTTAAAAACTCACAACAAGCTGTAGGTCGGAGCTGTTGCAATTGATAGCGAATCCGTTGCGACATGAAGGAAGTGGCAATCCTTTTCATCCTACATGAGGGCATTCGTGCCTGAAATAATCAGATGGAGTTTGACATTAATGAGTTCAACGCCTCTACAGTGTTTGTTTGAGATTTGTATGAACTCAAACATCCCCTGCATCACCATGCAATTGTCTTCAGTGGGATTACACACATGCTTACGCTCCACACCTCTGAGCATCTCGTAACAAGTCAACCAAAAGGGCCCCGCCAACTTCCGTTTCTCTCGCTGCTGCTCTCATTCAATCAGTCATAACCATTATATtgtaaatgtttttttttgtttgtcagGTTTCAGGAGGTTCCACTCGATGCTTTGGCCTTCGGGAGTCCCGCAACATCTCGAAGAACCGCCACAACGCTTCCATTCCTCTCACGGAGTTTCTGTTGTGCCACCTGCGCCTCCCAACCGCATTCACGCACCAAAAGTTGCACATCCTCCTCCGACACCGGGATCTGCGCCAACTCATCAGCTCGCTTCTTCTCagctaatttctttttcgccaCATCGGCATAAAGTTTCTGCATCCGCTGCTGCACCGCTTTCTCGTCATATTTCCGTACTTCTACTGCCTTTTCCGCTCCATCAGAAATTGTCCTCATGGATTTTTGCACATCGGATTGCCGAGTCATTGTTTCCAGGTgggggaaataaagaagTGGGTGTCAGCAGTGCTTAATTTTGTCGACCGGAACCGCGTTAATTAGAGTCGTTACAAAATTAATGACTACTAAAGCACTTAACTTCCAATAATGTTGCAACGATGGGTGTGTGGAGTAGAATAACTCAGAGCAAAGGTAAAAAGTTGCACGTGGGTGGGGTGTGAAAATACTACCAGATACATTGACACGAGTGCAGGCTATTAATATTCATAACCCCGCAGTGCTAAAAGGACCTTTTAATCATTCCAGTGGTTCATACGCAACAAAATACAGTCACATCCATAAACCACCATTCAACACACATCAATATTATCATTGATACCGAGACAACTAACAGGATTTCAACGAGGCGAGTGAGGAGACAGAAAACTTCCCGAATATGGATTCAATTGGGAAGTATATAATACACACATTCCCATATTACGCTAACAACTTTGCAAGGTGGTGCTAACGGTAAAATGAGTAATACACAAAATGTATGTGGTATAATatgaaagatgaaaaagtagggagggaaaggaagggggggCTCAAAGTAGTTTCCGTGCATGCAGTAACAGGAAGACCGCGTGTGCAAGATGTATTTAGACACTGAATAGTAGCCATGTGTTGTCCAATGCATATTTATCAGTCGTACATAGGGCAGTCAAAGCAACAAGGTGGGCGGGAATAAACGAgcaagagggggaaaaaaaacataaaataacATAAAAGGGGATGGGAGGCGTTCAAACAAAGAATGCCACCCCAAGCTCCTCACCACACGTGGAGTGGGGTGCTGGTATATGCagcgaaaagcaaaagcaaaaaaaagtatatcaAAGAGACGCAGTGGAATGTTGTCCACAACTAACCGCGCATTACTTCGGATTGTTGTCAGCACTATTGCTATCAGATATGCCTTCGTTACTTTCTGTTTCCATTCTGGCATCGTCGACGTTTAGGACATTGACTGCATGTTTATTTGGAGTAGGAatgtcttcctcttcttcttcttcatcttcctctttttctgcaTCCCTTCTCCATTTAAAAATTAAGAATACGCAAATTGCAGAAACGAGAGccataaaaaacaaaatgacgCCCGAGAAGGTTCGCAGAGCCGCGCAGCCCTCCCCGCACCTATGAAGTTTTTCACTTATGGTCGGGTTCTTGACGCTCAGGAGGCGCACGGCACCGTTGCTACCGGTTTCGCTGTTACCACCGTACTCATTGTACaagttgtttgtgtgtttatacGTTCCTTGCATTAGTAACGACGATATCTCGCTGGGATTCCATGTGTGCTGCATCTTCTCGCTCGGGGTACCATTTATCAAAACTTGCGTAATGGTCACTGTAACACTCATGTGTTTACCTCGAGTATTTACGTCGTTGATGTCAGCTGTGGTGTCGAAAGCGTGTCTCCGTAATATTTGAGCGTAAATATCAAGAAGAAGAGCCGTCTTTAGTTTCCTTTCACCCCCCGTATACACACCACCCCACTTATCGCCACTAAAAGTGATTACATGTTTCGATGTGCCCAACTGTTCTTCGTCAGTGGAATTATTGTCCCTCGGTGTTGCAAAGCAATTTTTCGAGAGAGTGGGCATGGGGATCAGCAACAgcattgctgctgttgtaagagaaaatgaaacCTTCACTGTCATTATGCTGAAAAgggctttctcttttcctttctttttgtaagCTACCCGTGTTTTACTTCTTTGCTCTAAGCCAAAACTTACCAATAATTCGAGTACggttgaagaaagaaagaaaggggggagtGAAGGGAATCATGTTGGACAGAAtccacaacaaaaattataattAACCGAATGGATCAACTTCATTGTCCAAACAGTCTCTGTTGTACTGCTGTTGTCGTCACCGTTCATTTGTGGTGAGGGAAGGAATTGTGTGTGCCGATTTATCCTTCCTGTTTTCTCTTAATAACGAGACAATAAAATAAGTGACCGTTaatatcttttattttcttttcttcccccggTACTCGAACCGCAAGGCGGGGGAGTCACATATAACGAGAGATCaaagatacaaataaataatataaaacagCAGAagggcacacacacacatacatatatatatatatacatgtatgaGGGAACGAAATTAAGATAGTTTTTaacaaggaggaagaaataaagCACTGAAAACTAAAAGAAACTCGACGCAACGGCTCTCAATATTCGCCGTACTTTACTCTCAGGGATCGCAGaggtgtatttttttttctttccttgtccCATTTCTTTTGGCACCTCCCGCGGCCTGCTCGTGGAAGAATGCACATAATTACGATAACTTACGTTCATGTcatataaaataataataatagacaACAACGACGCGGTGGCGATGATTGTTTTGATTAAATAAcctgaagggggaaaaaaaaaagaaacctcAGTGGAGGAATATTCACAGATGGatgtttttttcattattattttgtttttgtttctgcggGTGACAGCCTTtcctttaattttatttgttgGTTATGTACCGCTCATGTCCTACGTTGAGTGGTGGaagaagcacaaaaacaagacTACAGCACAACTGAGTGAACAAATAAactaacaacaaaagtaatcGGATTGAAGCAGTGACGAATAAAACTTTTTTCACTACATATgcctttatttgtttgtttcctcagTCCTATAGTGGTCTTGATTGTAAGGATGATTGGCATTGCtctcatctttttcttttggttccCCACGGCAACAGTTGACGATTAGGTAAATGATCAAAATAAGTAAAGAAACCCCcattaaaataataactaCCATCGCCAGCTTTAATAGTCGCCTGCATGTGTCATCGCACTCACCAAAATGCAGTTTTCCATCATGCACCTTCACGGAGATGAGTTCCGGTCTCTTCACACCTTCGTACAAACTTAGCGTTTTACTATAATCCGTCTGCGTAATAAGTGAATTCACCTCCGCAGGCGGCCAAATGTGTTGCCTCTCAGGATTTGAAACTTGTGCCCTGACGGTTTGTACAACAACTATGAGTATTTCGATAAAGTTGTGTGTGGGGTCGAATGAGGTAATTAAAACCTCCGTCAGAAAACTTCCATTCCGTTGCACGTAACGATCGATGTCGCTCACAAGTATTTCCCTCAGTTGTTCCTCTTTCTGCTGGACAGTTGCCGCCCAATTGTCGCCATCAAATTTCACGGTATGTTTTGATGTTGAGGACTGCTGGATGTCGTCAGCACACCTACCAGGAACAGGAAGCAGCAGTAATAACACAGTGGTTGCCGCTAACAGGGAAAGGTGGAAAGCCTTCATCACCATTACGCCAAACTTTTGTTTCTCgtcgttgctgcttttcttaCTCACTGTGTGTTACCTTTTTCTCCACTTACTTGCTATGGGGTCTGTGCAAACATTGAAAAATTATGGGAAGAGTGAAGAGAAACAATGGTGCAGTGATTTGTGCTCTTGAGTTTGTACGGGTGTGCGCGTGTATTAAGTCAAGAAATGAGTGAGATAACAATGACCAATAAACAGGAGTCAGAAAGAGTATTtgtacaaagaaaaattagtGAACGATGCGGGAGAGCAACAACACAAGctcaataacaataacggaaaaaagcaatgaaGACGACAGTCGCTTTGCCTACTTGTCATCACAAATGTTAATTTCCTGCTGATGGGCAATAACCCAATGCCTACCCTCGGTAATTTGGTGAGattcagagaaaaaaagcaaaggaatgTGGGAATTTCTTCGATCGAATGGAAACCCctcaaaaaggaggaaaaagtaaACATACGTAAAAATAACTCCCCCTCCTTCTGTCACACGAATATACAagaatatatgtatttttacGCACACGTGAATTAAATGTTGCGCgcaacaagaaataaaacacaagAGAACTTACATTgccattttttgttttagtatCATCTGTTTAAGACAAATATCAACCGGTGAAGCACAAAGAGTTGTTGAAACAGAGATAAATAGATAAATTCAATAGTGTATATGAAGCACGGAGTGATGACAGTCGAAAATACGAAGGAACGGGATGCGCATAACACAGAAGAGTGAATACGGTGCAATGAcaaatcaaaagaaaaaatacaactcACTCGATATCATGAGACTTCTACAATC
This portion of the Trypanosoma brucei brucei TREU927 chromosome 7, complete sequence genome encodes:
- a CDS encoding hypothetical protein, conserved (Part of an unresolved repeat region, may contain misassembly.), yielding MTRQSDVQKSMRTISDGAEKAVEVRKYDEKAVQQRMQKLYADVAKKKLAEKKRADELAQIPVSEEDVQLLVRECGWEAQVAQQKLRERNGSVVAVLRDVAGLPKAKASSGTS